The Methanofollis sp. UBA420 DNA segment AGGTATGCGGCGACCGCGGGCTCGTGGAGGAGGGTGCAGCGGCTGCAACTCCAGACCGTCCCGCATGACGAACTTTCGACCTCTTCGCCGAGATCCCTATCCCCGCAGGGGTAGAACGGACAGTAACAGAAGTCGCAGGCCTGCCCCGGGAAATGACAGGGATAGTAGGGACACCCTTCAGGCCGCCACTCGACCCAGTGGTCGCCCCCGTACCGGGAAAAAATGAAAAATGATGGTTTGTCCCGGATGATCCTCCCCTGCTGGCGGGCAAGCGCCTCCTGGACTCCCTGGAGAACGGCGGCATAGACCCGCCTGCCGATCCCGGTAAAAGTGCCTGCATAGGTGTGGGCCACATCCCCCTCGCAGGCGACCGCCACCGCATCGGTGGTCGTGCCGGTGAAGTCGTACCCCATCAACCTGAGCGCCTGCGCCTTTGCCTCCGTGGCGGTGATGATCGTCTCCAGGAGGGCGCCGTCGGAGAGGCCCTCCCGAGAGGTGACGATGATATTGATCGTGTGGGGATGCCCGGGGTCAGGGTCGGGGTTCGGGTTCGTGACGCCTGCCGTGACGAAAGCCGTGATATAGTCGTACTGCAGGACACAGAGGTACTGCATCGGGACAGCGGTCAGGAGGCCGAAAAAGTCGCCGCCGATCCCGGCCGAGGCCGCGATCTCCCGGAGATAACGGGGGGG contains these protein-coding regions:
- a CDS encoding adenosylcobinamide amidohydrolase, with protein sequence MRYYHTRDTLFVRGTFRAGSTGIGGGVRGVSTIFNHTVPENFDHADPPRYLREIAASAGIGGDFFGLLTAVPMQYLCVLQYDYITAFVTAGVTNPNPDPDPGHPHTINIIVTSREGLSDGALLETIITATEAKAQALRLMGYDFTGTTTDAVAVACEGDVAHTYAGTFTGIGRRVYAAVLQGVQEALARQQGRIIRDKPSFFIFSRYGGDHWVEWRPEGCPYYPCHFPGQACDFCYCPFYPCGDRDLGEEVESSSCGTVWSCSRCTLLHEPAVAAYLRRNPEASLGELKKYRTSLRGKPEK